The Bacteroidetes Order II. bacterium genome has a segment encoding these proteins:
- a CDS encoding 30S ribosomal protein S12, translating to MPTIQQLVRKGRSPKIKKTKSPALSSCPQRRGVCTRVYTTTPKKPNSAMRKVAKVRLTNQVEIIAYIPGEGHNLQEHSIVLVRGGRVKDLPGVKYHIVRGAQDTAGVNGRRQARSKYGTKRPKPGQAAAPAGKGGKKK from the coding sequence GTGCCTACGATTCAACAACTTGTCCGCAAAGGACGTAGTCCGAAAATCAAAAAAACAAAGTCTCCGGCGCTCAGCAGCTGTCCGCAACGTCGTGGTGTTTGTACACGTGTGTACACAACAACACCTAAAAAGCCGAACTCGGCCATGCGTAAGGTTGCTAAAGTCCGTCTGACAAATCAGGTTGAAATTATTGCCTACATCCCCGGCGAAGGTCACAACCTTCAGGAGCACTCCATTGTTTTGGTACGCGGTGGCCGGGTAAAAGACCTTCCTGGGGTAAAGTATCATATTGTGCGTGGTGCACAGGATACCGCCGGTGTTAATGGTCGCCGTCAGGCACGTTCCAAATATGGAACCAAACGTCCGAAGCCAGGACAAGCAGCGGCTCCGGCCGGAAAAGGTGGCAAAAAGAAATAA
- a CDS encoding BamA/TamA family outer membrane protein — protein sequence MRILSILFLGCLFVCARLVWAQPNLRLVNADTQVSKIAFRGHSFPEEQLLEVISTQAPTAFDRLAPSWASRLAFREVRQFPFNPYEVQKDVIRLRRFYQRNGYLSPRILSQFDFDPVANKIKVFFNISEGPPLTIQEILFFGPDGRDAFYQFPDASRNAWRTFRDPFIQQFGERFSELAMAQFREKAVRWMKDKGFAYAQLRDVTMVDTLANLADVTLYISPGPRCSFGKIRITGLEHISVATVLNLLTFREGDPFSYRQLEESKRQIFESSQFRFALFSIPTQPLSDKVDVIFEVREAKLRSVSGQLGLSSDTGPRLEGKWEHRNFLGSARTLSAQVVVQPGDSLGIFRSYPIEKKYRGSLSFRQPHFFYRKLSVLTQPYVEYTNDFLNTPQTSWGVDTSFLLRLSQYQNLNIAFNFSRVTADPATLHNSDQYNQAAIAFSGTLGKVDNILFRTRGWLIKPSITLSGRPGLLPNAPKVLISDLNYLKTSLEGTAYTLPLQQQDGLPDFLRRASLNVRLFAGKMWTADRVFEDDKFYTRYYRLLYFGGGDRDVRGWRNKYLGPRDEFGFALGGTGKITGNIETQIPLPSLNSLRGVAFLDFGNVWTNQLYLNPAKWKFGTGAGIRFLVAGFTGGADLGIKLNPDYQDLHNADGVRCRWYDILGSCSPLSLHIQFGQTF from the coding sequence ATGCGAATTCTCTCTATTTTGTTTTTAGGATGCCTGTTTGTTTGCGCCCGGCTTGTTTGGGCGCAGCCCAATTTACGCTTGGTCAATGCCGACACCCAAGTGTCCAAAATTGCTTTTCGAGGACATTCATTCCCCGAAGAACAACTACTGGAAGTTATTTCAACACAAGCACCTACGGCATTCGATCGGTTGGCTCCTTCTTGGGCAAGCCGCCTTGCGTTCAGGGAGGTACGGCAATTTCCGTTTAATCCATACGAGGTTCAAAAGGACGTAATCCGACTCAGGCGTTTTTACCAGCGGAATGGATATCTATCTCCCCGGATTTTATCCCAATTCGACTTCGACCCCGTCGCCAACAAGATTAAGGTTTTTTTTAACATCTCGGAAGGGCCTCCTCTCACCATTCAGGAAATTCTCTTTTTTGGCCCGGATGGCCGCGATGCCTTCTATCAATTTCCGGATGCTTCCCGTAATGCCTGGCGGACTTTTCGGGATCCGTTCATTCAACAATTTGGAGAGCGTTTTTCCGAATTGGCGATGGCGCAATTTCGTGAAAAGGCCGTCCGATGGATGAAAGATAAAGGCTTTGCCTATGCACAACTCCGCGACGTAACCATGGTGGATACCCTCGCCAACCTTGCAGATGTCACCTTATACATTTCGCCGGGACCCCGTTGTTCCTTTGGTAAAATACGGATAACAGGGCTTGAACACATTTCTGTAGCAACCGTTCTCAATCTACTCACCTTCCGGGAAGGCGACCCCTTTTCTTATCGGCAGTTAGAAGAGAGTAAGCGGCAAATTTTTGAGTCCTCCCAGTTCCGTTTTGCCCTCTTCAGTATTCCGACTCAACCTTTATCGGACAAAGTGGATGTCATTTTTGAGGTTCGTGAGGCCAAATTACGCTCTGTAAGTGGTCAGTTGGGGCTATCCTCCGACACAGGCCCCCGGCTGGAAGGCAAGTGGGAACACCGTAATTTTCTGGGGAGCGCCCGAACCTTGAGTGCACAAGTGGTGGTACAACCAGGTGATTCTTTAGGAATTTTCCGTAGTTACCCTATCGAGAAAAAATATAGAGGTTCTTTGTCGTTCAGGCAACCCCATTTTTTTTATCGTAAACTCTCTGTGCTTACACAGCCCTACGTAGAGTACACCAACGACTTTTTGAATACACCACAGACTTCATGGGGCGTAGATACTTCTTTTTTACTTCGCCTTTCTCAATATCAAAATCTGAATATTGCCTTTAACTTTTCGCGGGTAACAGCGGATCCTGCCACGTTGCACAATTCAGACCAATACAATCAGGCGGCGATTGCTTTTTCGGGGACGCTGGGCAAGGTAGATAACATCTTATTCCGTACACGCGGTTGGTTGATCAAACCCTCCATTACCCTTAGTGGACGCCCCGGACTATTGCCCAATGCGCCTAAAGTACTTATCTCGGATCTGAATTACCTAAAAACTTCATTAGAAGGAACGGCATACACCTTGCCTTTACAACAACAAGACGGACTTCCAGACTTTTTGCGCCGAGCATCGCTTAACGTGCGATTATTTGCTGGCAAGATGTGGACCGCCGACAGAGTATTTGAGGATGACAAGTTTTATACCCGTTATTATCGTTTATTGTATTTTGGAGGGGGCGATCGGGATGTTCGTGGCTGGCGAAACAAATACCTTGGCCCCAGAGATGAGTTCGGGTTTGCGCTGGGGGGTACTGGCAAAATTACAGGTAATATCGAAACACAAATCCCACTGCCTTCGCTAAATAGCTTACGCGGGGTGGCCTTTCTTGATTTCGGCAATGTATGGACAAATCAGTTATACCTTAACCCTGCAAAATGGAAATTTGGTACGGGTGCGGGTATTCGTTTTTTGGTGGCAGGATTTACTGGTGGGGCCGATCTGGGCATCAAACTAAACCCAGATTATCAGGACTTACACAATGCGGATGGTGTCCGGTGTAGGTGGTATGATATTTTAGGCTCGTGCAGCCCATTAAGTTTGCATATTCAATTTGGCCAAACATTCTAG
- a CDS encoding glycoside hydrolase family 97 protein, which produces MKKRAVIWMVLYLLGSGTPAMAQSPITVISPGKLVRVLFTLSEEGVPTYRVFYRNQAVLGQSALGFALRDGLLKKDFTLAGSVARNTFDETWQPVWGEVKDIRNHYNEVAIPLKHRSGARLKVVFRVYDNGLGFRYEFPKEGYEHDIAITDELTTFQLMGDHKAFWIPGDWDSNEHLYSTTRISEIENTWYRETETSIGTMNLHDRQSVQTPITFKMANGWHMAIHEAALIDFPAMQLHVDHRTLKLSAILVPSPDLVNKAVVRPGHRTPWRAILLGDRAADLLSSKLILNLNEPCKYEDTSWIRPMKFAGVWWEMHLGKSTWDYAGTQDAGSAQGLSPTGRHGATTENTKRYIDFAAANNLHGVLVEGWNMGWENWYGQWKDEVFDFTKPYPDYDIKAVTDYARSKGVEIIGHHETSGAVTSYERQMEDAFAYMKQHGINAVKTGYVGKIIPKGEHHDGQWMVNHYIRAVEAAARHKVMIDAHEPVRPTGLHRTYPNWMASEAARGNEFNAWSRGNPPEHETILPFTRLLGGPMDYTPGIFDVTFDSFKKDERVHTTVAKQLALYVTLYSPVQMVADLPEHYEGKPSLEFIREVAVDWDDTRILNAEVGEYLSIARKAKNSPNWFIGSITDEVARVFTIPLDFLDAGKTYQATVYEDGQDAHWEKNPKSVNIRRLNVKKGQTLTLKLAAGGGTAISLKPY; this is translated from the coding sequence ATGAAGAAAAGAGCCGTTATTTGGATGGTTTTGTACCTGTTGGGATCTGGAACGCCTGCTATGGCACAGTCTCCCATCACGGTTATATCTCCTGGAAAATTAGTACGCGTGTTGTTTACTCTTTCCGAAGAGGGGGTGCCCACGTACCGGGTTTTTTATCGTAATCAAGCGGTATTAGGACAATCTGCACTCGGTTTTGCCTTGCGGGATGGGCTCCTGAAGAAAGATTTTACCCTCGCTGGATCAGTCGCAAGAAATACATTTGACGAGACTTGGCAACCCGTTTGGGGGGAAGTGAAAGATATCAGGAACCACTATAACGAGGTGGCCATCCCTTTGAAACATCGCTCCGGTGCACGTCTAAAGGTTGTTTTCCGGGTGTATGATAATGGGCTGGGCTTCCGTTATGAATTCCCCAAAGAAGGGTATGAACATGATATTGCCATTACCGATGAACTCACGACGTTCCAACTGATGGGCGATCACAAGGCGTTTTGGATCCCAGGGGATTGGGATTCCAATGAGCATTTATATTCCACAACCCGCATAAGCGAGATCGAAAATACATGGTATCGAGAGACTGAAACGTCTATCGGAACCATGAACCTGCACGACCGCCAATCTGTCCAAACCCCGATTACCTTCAAAATGGCGAATGGCTGGCATATGGCCATCCACGAAGCGGCCCTCATAGACTTTCCTGCGATGCAATTGCACGTGGATCATCGCACCCTGAAACTATCGGCTATACTGGTCCCTTCACCAGATTTAGTGAATAAGGCTGTGGTTAGGCCCGGCCACCGAACACCGTGGAGGGCTATTTTACTAGGTGATCGTGCGGCGGACTTATTGTCCTCTAAGTTGATCCTGAACCTGAATGAGCCTTGTAAATATGAAGATACCTCCTGGATACGACCAATGAAGTTTGCTGGTGTTTGGTGGGAAATGCACCTCGGAAAGTCAACTTGGGATTATGCCGGAACGCAAGATGCTGGTTCAGCACAGGGACTCAGCCCAACAGGTAGGCATGGCGCGACCACCGAAAATACGAAGCGATACATAGATTTTGCCGCCGCGAATAACCTTCATGGCGTATTGGTGGAAGGTTGGAACATGGGCTGGGAAAATTGGTATGGTCAATGGAAAGACGAAGTGTTTGATTTTACCAAGCCTTATCCGGATTACGACATAAAGGCCGTAACAGATTATGCCCGAAGCAAAGGCGTAGAAATAATAGGTCATCACGAGACGTCTGGGGCCGTCACTTCTTATGAACGACAAATGGAGGATGCTTTTGCTTATATGAAGCAGCATGGCATTAATGCCGTAAAAACTGGATATGTGGGAAAAATTATTCCCAAAGGTGAACACCATGATGGCCAATGGATGGTAAACCATTACATCCGTGCCGTCGAGGCGGCGGCCCGCCACAAAGTGATGATAGATGCACATGAACCAGTCCGTCCAACAGGGTTGCACCGGACGTATCCGAACTGGATGGCTTCGGAGGCAGCGCGGGGTAACGAGTTTAATGCGTGGAGCCGAGGAAACCCGCCTGAACACGAAACCATTTTGCCTTTTACCCGACTGCTGGGCGGCCCAATGGATTATACCCCGGGCATTTTTGATGTTACCTTCGATTCATTCAAAAAAGATGAGCGGGTACACACAACGGTTGCCAAACAACTTGCGTTGTATGTCACATTATACAGCCCGGTTCAAATGGTGGCAGACTTGCCAGAGCATTATGAGGGAAAACCGTCCTTGGAGTTTATCCGAGAAGTGGCTGTAGATTGGGACGATACACGCATTTTGAATGCGGAAGTTGGGGAATACCTTTCCATTGCCCGAAAAGCAAAAAACAGTCCCAATTGGTTTATCGGAAGCATTACCGATGAAGTAGCCCGTGTGTTTACCATCCCCTTAGATTTTTTAGATGCTGGAAAAACATATCAAGCGACGGTATATGAAGACGGCCAAGACGCACACTGGGAAAAGAACCCAAAGTCCGTGAACATTCGGCGTTTGAACGTCAAAAAAGGCCAAACCTTAACACTCAAATTGGCCGCAGGCGGCGGCACGGCCATTAGCCTAAAGCCCTACTAA
- the rpsG gene encoding 30S ribosomal protein S7, producing the protein MRKKRAEKRQVLPDPIYGDVTVSKFINAVMQSGKKSIAQAIVYKAFEIIEERTKEPGVEVFRKALNNVAPVVEVRSRRVGGATYQVPMEVRPERRSSLAYRWLINYASARSDKSMAIRLANELISAAKGEGAAVKKKDDTHRMAEANKAFAHFRF; encoded by the coding sequence ATGCGTAAGAAAAGAGCAGAAAAACGCCAAGTATTGCCGGATCCGATTTACGGAGACGTAACCGTATCTAAGTTTATTAACGCGGTTATGCAAAGCGGCAAAAAAAGCATCGCACAAGCGATTGTGTATAAAGCCTTCGAGATTATCGAAGAGCGAACCAAGGAGCCGGGTGTAGAAGTGTTTCGTAAAGCCCTGAACAATGTGGCGCCCGTGGTAGAAGTCCGCAGTCGTCGCGTGGGTGGCGCAACCTATCAGGTTCCAATGGAAGTTCGTCCGGAACGACGTTCCTCGCTGGCCTATCGCTGGTTGATCAACTATGCCTCGGCACGTTCCGACAAAAGTATGGCCATTCGTCTTGCAAACGAGTTGATTAGTGCAGCAAAAGGCGAAGGAGCCGCCGTGAAGAAAAAAGACGATACCCACCGTATGGCCGAAGCGAACAAAGCCTTTGCCCACTTCCGCTTCTAA
- the fusA gene encoding elongation factor G, which yields MSDLSLDNVRNIGIMAHIDAGKTTTTERILFYTGRVHRIGEVHEGAAEMDWMEQEKERGITITSAATTTMWGKDIEDTKTGRRKGTHRINIIDTPGHVDFTVEVERSLRVLDGAVALFCAVGGVEPQSETVWRQADKYRVPRIAFVNKMDRTGADFENVLKMMKDRLKANAVPVQYPIGEGAMFKGVIDLIKNKAIIWHDETQGATYDEIEIPADLKNTARHWRIHLLEQVAEQDDELLMKYLDGEELSDEEIRTTVRKATLAMQITPVFCGTAFKNKGVQAVLDGVLDFLPSPVDVEEVKGHALREPDVELIRKTTVSEPFSALAFKIMTDPFVGKLTFVRVYSGKLMKGSKILNTTTEKDERAGRLLQMHANKREDLDFIAAGDIAAVVGLKEVRTGDTLCDIDNPIVLENMEFPEPVIRIAVEPKTKADVEKMGIALSKLAEEDPTFRVSTDQETGQTIIAGMGELHLEIIVDRMKREFKVEANIGAPQVAYREAIRSAVTHTYTHKKQSGGKGQFAEVTFELSPIQGSTGFEFVDNISMGRIPREFIGPVEKGMKSAMDRGPLAGFPMEGLRARLFDGKFHDVDSDANSFEIAGRMGIREAARKASPVLMEPIMDVEVITPEEYMGDVIGDLNSRRGKIMNMEERMGVKVIKAHVPLANMFGYSTQMRSITQGRANYSMQFDHYDAAPKSVADEVIAQAGGN from the coding sequence ATGTCAGATTTATCGCTGGATAATGTCCGCAACATCGGTATCATGGCCCACATTGATGCCGGAAAGACGACAACAACCGAGCGCATTCTGTTTTACACCGGACGTGTACACCGAATAGGTGAAGTACACGAAGGAGCCGCAGAAATGGACTGGATGGAGCAGGAAAAAGAACGTGGTATTACCATTACCTCGGCTGCGACCACCACCATGTGGGGGAAAGACATTGAAGACACGAAAACCGGACGCCGGAAAGGTACGCATCGGATTAATATCATTGATACACCTGGCCACGTGGACTTTACCGTCGAGGTAGAGCGCTCGCTTCGTGTTTTGGACGGAGCGGTTGCATTGTTTTGCGCGGTAGGTGGGGTTGAACCACAATCCGAAACCGTGTGGCGTCAGGCTGATAAATATCGTGTGCCGCGTATTGCGTTTGTAAATAAAATGGATCGTACTGGTGCGGACTTCGAGAACGTGCTTAAAATGATGAAAGATCGTTTAAAAGCGAATGCCGTTCCGGTTCAATACCCGATTGGGGAAGGTGCTATGTTTAAAGGGGTCATAGACCTTATTAAAAACAAAGCCATTATCTGGCACGATGAAACCCAAGGGGCCACCTATGATGAAATCGAAATACCAGCAGATTTAAAAAATACGGCTCGTCATTGGCGTATCCACCTCTTAGAACAAGTAGCAGAGCAAGACGATGAGTTGCTCATGAAGTATTTGGACGGAGAGGAGTTGAGCGACGAAGAAATTCGTACAACCGTTCGGAAGGCTACCTTGGCCATGCAAATTACGCCTGTATTCTGTGGAACTGCCTTTAAAAACAAAGGTGTTCAGGCCGTATTGGATGGAGTCTTAGACTTTCTGCCCAGTCCAGTAGATGTGGAGGAAGTAAAAGGTCATGCCCTGCGCGAACCAGATGTAGAACTGATCCGCAAAACAACGGTTAGTGAGCCATTTAGTGCCCTCGCGTTTAAAATTATGACAGACCCATTTGTGGGTAAGTTGACTTTTGTGCGGGTATATAGTGGGAAATTAATGAAGGGATCTAAAATCCTGAATACCACAACCGAAAAGGACGAACGGGCTGGGCGATTGCTCCAAATGCACGCCAACAAACGAGAAGACTTAGACTTTATCGCTGCGGGAGACATTGCCGCTGTTGTAGGGCTAAAAGAAGTCAGAACAGGCGATACCCTTTGCGATATAGATAATCCCATTGTTTTGGAAAATATGGAATTCCCAGAGCCGGTTATCCGGATTGCCGTTGAGCCGAAAACAAAAGCCGACGTCGAAAAAATGGGGATTGCCTTATCCAAACTTGCTGAAGAAGATCCCACCTTCCGTGTATCTACAGACCAGGAGACAGGCCAAACCATTATTGCAGGAATGGGCGAGTTGCACTTGGAGATCATTGTGGATCGTATGAAGCGGGAATTTAAGGTCGAGGCCAATATTGGTGCACCACAAGTTGCTTATCGGGAAGCCATCCGTTCGGCAGTTACCCATACCTACACCCACAAAAAGCAGTCGGGTGGTAAAGGACAGTTTGCCGAAGTTACTTTTGAACTAAGTCCTATTCAAGGTTCTACTGGATTTGAATTCGTGGATAACATCTCTATGGGACGTATCCCACGCGAGTTTATCGGACCAGTGGAGAAAGGGATGAAGTCTGCCATGGACCGTGGACCACTTGCGGGATTCCCGATGGAAGGGCTTAGGGCACGTTTATTTGACGGAAAGTTTCATGATGTGGACTCGGACGCAAACTCCTTTGAAATTGCAGGCCGAATGGGAATTCGCGAAGCTGCACGAAAAGCCAGTCCGGTACTCATGGAGCCAATTATGGACGTAGAGGTGATTACACCTGAAGAGTACATGGGAGACGTTATTGGTGATCTGAATAGCCGTCGCGGGAAAATCATGAATATGGAAGAGCGTATGGGGGTAAAGGTAATCAAAGCACACGTGCCACTGGCTAATATGTTTGGATACTCTACCCAAATGCGTTCAATTACGCAAGGTCGTGCCAACTACTCAATGCAATTTGATCACTATGATGCCGCCCCTAAATCGGTCGCAGATGAGGTAATTGCACAGGCAGGTGGAAATTAA
- the menB gene encoding 1,4-dihydroxy-2-naphthoyl-CoA synthase, with protein sequence MSTIQWVEAGTFTDIKYHKAEGLAKITINRPEVRNAFRPETVKELRMALHDAREDHEVGVIILTGEGREAFCSGGDQRIRGDAGYKEAGNEKVMRLNVLDFQREIRTCPKPVIAMVAGWAVGGGHVLHVLCDLTIAADNAKFMQTGPKVGSFDGGYGSSYLARIVGQKKAREIWYLCRPYDAQEALQMGLVNKVVPYEALEETTVEWGREIMQKSPLAIRLLKSALNADCDGQAGLQELAGNATLLFYMTEEGQEGRNAYNERRQPAYDNTERFPRRP encoded by the coding sequence ATGAGCACTATTCAATGGGTAGAAGCCGGTACGTTTACCGACATCAAATACCACAAGGCGGAAGGCTTGGCCAAAATAACCATTAACCGTCCCGAAGTGCGCAATGCATTCCGGCCAGAGACCGTTAAAGAACTGCGCATGGCCCTACACGATGCCCGCGAGGATCATGAAGTAGGGGTCATCATCCTGACAGGAGAAGGGCGGGAGGCCTTTTGTTCCGGCGGCGATCAACGCATAAGGGGCGATGCCGGATACAAAGAAGCCGGAAACGAGAAAGTCATGCGACTGAATGTATTGGATTTCCAACGAGAAATCCGGACCTGTCCGAAGCCTGTCATTGCCATGGTGGCTGGTTGGGCTGTAGGCGGTGGGCATGTCCTACACGTCCTTTGCGACCTGACGATTGCCGCAGATAATGCCAAATTTATGCAAACCGGCCCCAAAGTCGGTTCTTTTGATGGCGGATATGGCTCCAGCTATTTGGCACGCATTGTCGGACAAAAAAAGGCCCGTGAAATCTGGTATCTATGTCGTCCATACGATGCACAAGAGGCTCTTCAAATGGGCTTGGTCAACAAAGTCGTTCCCTACGAGGCATTAGAAGAAACCACCGTAGAGTGGGGGCGTGAAATCATGCAAAAATCGCCATTGGCCATCCGACTGCTAAAATCCGCATTGAATGCAGACTGTGATGGTCAAGCGGGGCTTCAGGAATTGGCGGGAAATGCCACCTTATTGTTCTACATGACAGAGGAAGGACAGGAAGGACGGAATGCGTATAATGAACGCCGACAACCCGCTTACGACAACACAGAGCGATTCCCACGTCGTCCGTGA